One Rosa chinensis cultivar Old Blush chromosome 5, RchiOBHm-V2, whole genome shotgun sequence genomic region harbors:
- the LOC112202383 gene encoding G-type lectin S-receptor-like serine/threonine-protein kinase SD1-1 isoform X4, producing MCQSKDDGFVKYAGVKVPASIDSRVNQSTSLEECKESCFNNCSCMAYASSDVNGCTIWFGDLFNIRKLPHGGKDLYVRVPTSELSTKHRSKLKIIIATVASGVCIVFGLLLAFYCISRKRRKQREKMDRTNDGQNEDLELPLYSLSTIIDATDSFSFNNKLGEGGFGPVYKGRLTDGQEIAVKRLSQTSGQGASEFKNEVILIAKLQHRNLVKLLGCCIEGEEKLLIYEYMPNRSLDCYIFDQTHGRQLDWSQRFHIIEGIARGLLYLHQDSRLRIIHRDLKASNVLLDDEMKPKISDFGMARLFGGDETEGVTKRVVGTYGYMAPEYAIDGQFSVKSDVFSFGILLLETLTGKRSRGFHDQKHNLNLVGHVWRMWKEGRSFEAIDECLRESCTLSEAMHCIHVGLLCVQELPEDRPTMSAVVLMLGGESALPQPKRPGLYVGKYSSSEVDSSSSKNETFSSTNECSITVAEAR from the exons ATGTGCCAAAGTAAGGATGATGGGTTTGTGAAATATGCCGGGGTCAAAGTGCCGGCGAGCATAGACTCTAGGGTGAACCAGAGCACGAGTCTCGAGGAATGCAAGGAGAGTTGCTTTAACAACTGTTCTTGTATGGCTTATGCAAGCTCTGATGTCAATGGCTGCACCATCTGGTTTGGTGATCTTTTCAACATTAGAAAGCTTCCACATGGAGGGAAGGATCTGTATGTTCGAGTGCCTACTTCCGAATTGA GCACGAAGCATCGATCTAAGTTGAAGATAATTATAGCGACAGTTGCATCTGGTGTTTGCATTGTTTTTGGGCTGCTCTTAGCCTTCTATTGCATTAGCAGAAAGAGGAGGAAACAGAGAG AGAAAATGGACAGAACGAACGATGGACAGAATGAAGACCTAGAGCTACCACTATATAGTCTGTCGACAATTATAGATGCCACCGATAGCTTTTCATTCAACAACAAGCTCGGGGAAGGTGGTTTTGGACCTGTATACAAG GGTAGACTAACAGATGgtcaagagattgccgtgaagAGGCTCTCACAAACGTCTGGACAAGGTGCCTCAGAGTTCAAAAATGAAGTGATACTTATAGCGAAACTTCAGCATCGAAATCTTGTAAAGCTCCTTGGTTGTTGCATTGAAGGGGAAGAGAAATTGCTGATCTATGAATATATGCCCAACAGAAGCTTGGACTGCTACATTTTCG ATCAAACACATGGTAGGCAGTTGGATTGGTCTCAGCGCTTCCACATTATTGAAGGTATAGCAAGGGGTCTTCTCTACTTGCATCAGGATTCCAGATTGAGGATTATTCATAGAGATCTTAAAGCAAGCAATGTGTTACTTGATGATGAGATGAAACCAAAAATCTCAGACTTTGGCATGGCTAGGCTTTTTGGAGGAGATGAGACTGAAGGAGTCACAAAAAGAGTAGTTGGAACCTA CGGCTACATGGCACCAGAATATGCCATTGATGGTCAATTCTCTGTAAAATCCGACGTTTTTAGCTTTGGCATTTTATTGCTGGAGACATTGACCGGAAAGAGGAGTAGAGGGTTTCATGATCAGAAACACAACCTCAATCTAGTTGGACAT GTGTGGAGAATGTGGAAAGAAGGAAGGTCTTTTGAGGCGATTGACGAATGCTTAAGGGAATCATGCACTCTATCAGAAGCAATGCATTGCATACATGTTGGTCTTCTATGTGTCCAAGAGCTTCCTGAAGATAGGCCGACCATGTCAGCGGTGGTTCTGATGCTAGGTGGTGAGAGTGCCTTGCCTCAACCCAAAAGGCCAGGTTTATATGTAGGAAAATATTCATCATCTGAAGTAGATTCATCTTCAAGTAAGAACGAAACATTTTCGAGTACTAATGAATGTTCAATAACTGTGGCGGAGGCTCGATAA